One part of the Thermococcus radiotolerans genome encodes these proteins:
- a CDS encoding CGP-CTERM sorting domain-containing protein: MRIPRFLVILLLIGAVLTQHVIAEPAPEYRFPGHPVMMRLSVASNGSFALIGVTVSEYGKLPGHMCPIDSPDTYIGCRELSGREYFLFEVRDGVRYVNLTDSLAGFNFTALSVAPIWRKWFLIGTRHISPCEFDVCTNVSYTVMEYLPDEERIGRPVRLSQINSDVLFNLPGAMAVGGTISNGSLVFSFPYANETYSVPVEAFEKYLRLLNFSDSSGLNAESLLKLFRAVPFRGGIILYLPSYGLEAYTPELYFLREYFLIGNESSVYFPHMWVGHSGFVCSPNNASATPLTGQLFPPLLYYHNGKLSPLLNLSAETYVRTSDGSGGAFTCAQPVLKLPNGTLARVGGNSSVPELELSPGEGRVYISIVRTVPHYSPGNFTFVNLCVNREEILHARLGESSVSFLQTPFPGLFLNVNGSWVYGRLSDRGFRNFCVYYWGPAFNETFVYDPVGRMLHPVEVSTLGRDSSNEFHAWKANRSAVSFITPSLDIFSIPLENLSRCVPSSKTASMLHGVKVGEGILFYYPFYVTGIALEGHGWATVWGDYSSNAPTTLDGTCLAFYYSDGRITSALKAETAVVTVPVGNWSVKLVVPYIDTGNALNVSMEPPEESTPAQTTPGGEGSGVCGPAAIIGFSVIPLILRRKRRG; this comes from the coding sequence ATGAGAATCCCTCGTTTCCTTGTCATTCTGCTCCTCATCGGTGCCGTTCTCACCCAGCATGTTATTGCCGAACCTGCACCGGAATATCGGTTTCCGGGCCATCCGGTCATGATGCGCCTCAGCGTCGCCAGCAACGGAAGTTTTGCCCTCATTGGAGTCACGGTGTCGGAGTACGGAAAACTGCCTGGCCATATGTGTCCAATAGACTCCCCCGACACTTACATCGGCTGCCGCGAGCTCTCCGGAAGGGAATACTTCCTCTTCGAAGTCCGTGACGGAGTGAGGTACGTTAACCTCACGGACTCGCTGGCAGGGTTCAACTTCACCGCCCTTTCAGTTGCTCCCATCTGGAGGAAGTGGTTCCTCATCGGTACCCGCCACATTTCTCCCTGCGAGTTCGACGTCTGCACCAACGTAAGCTACACCGTCATGGAGTACCTCCCGGATGAGGAACGGATTGGGAGGCCCGTTCGTCTTTCTCAAATTAACTCGGACGTTCTCTTCAACCTGCCCGGTGCCATGGCTGTGGGCGGAACAATCTCCAATGGCTCATTGGTCTTCTCCTTCCCCTACGCCAACGAAACTTACTCCGTTCCGGTTGAGGCATTTGAGAAGTACCTCCGCCTTCTGAACTTCAGCGACTCCAGCGGCCTGAATGCGGAGAGCCTGCTGAAGCTCTTCCGGGCGGTTCCATTTCGCGGGGGAATCATCCTCTACCTTCCAAGCTACGGGCTTGAGGCATACACTCCTGAGCTATACTTCCTCAGGGAATACTTTCTTATCGGGAATGAATCCAGCGTTTACTTCCCCCACATGTGGGTTGGGCACTCCGGTTTCGTCTGTTCCCCCAATAACGCCAGTGCGACGCCCTTGACGGGACAGCTCTTCCCGCCTTTGCTGTACTACCACAACGGAAAGCTCAGCCCCCTTCTGAACCTCTCGGCTGAGACCTATGTCCGGACCTCCGACGGTTCAGGTGGGGCGTTTACCTGTGCCCAGCCAGTTCTGAAGCTTCCAAACGGAACCCTCGCCCGGGTTGGGGGAAACTCTTCCGTTCCCGAGCTGGAACTTTCCCCCGGTGAAGGCAGGGTCTATATCTCCATCGTCCGCACCGTACCCCATTACTCCCCCGGGAACTTCACTTTCGTGAACCTCTGCGTTAACAGAGAGGAAATCCTTCATGCCAGGCTTGGCGAGTCATCGGTGTCCTTCCTCCAGACACCGTTCCCGGGGCTGTTCCTCAACGTCAACGGCTCGTGGGTGTACGGGAGGCTGAGCGATAGAGGATTTAGAAACTTCTGCGTCTATTACTGGGGACCAGCTTTCAACGAAACCTTCGTCTATGACCCCGTTGGGAGAATGCTCCATCCCGTTGAAGTGAGCACGTTGGGGCGTGATTCCTCCAATGAGTTCCATGCGTGGAAGGCCAACCGGAGCGCCGTTAGTTTCATAACGCCCTCCCTCGACATCTTCAGTATCCCTCTGGAAAACCTCTCCCGGTGTGTTCCCTCTTCAAAAACTGCGTCAATGCTCCACGGGGTTAAAGTGGGGGAGGGGATACTCTTTTATTACCCATTCTACGTTACGGGAATCGCGCTTGAAGGGCACGGCTGGGCAACCGTCTGGGGCGACTACTCCTCAAACGCCCCCACCACACTCGACGGTACCTGCCTGGCATTCTACTACTCAGACGGCAGAATAACCTCCGCTCTGAAGGCTGAAACTGCCGTTGTAACGGTGCCAGTCGGGAACTGGAGCGTTAAACTCGTCGTTCCGTATATTGATACGGGCAACGCCCTCAACGTCTCCATGGAGCCCCCGGAGGAAAGCACGCCCGCTCAGACCACGCCGGGGGGAGAGGGTTCGGGCGTTTGCGGTCCGGCCGCGATAATCGGGTTCTCGGTAATCCCCCTCATCCTGAGGAGAAAACGCCGGGGATAG
- a CDS encoding 50S ribosomal protein L39e: MARNKPLAKKLRLAKAAKQNRRIPVWVIVKTNREVMTHPKRRMWRRTKLKE; this comes from the coding sequence ATGGCGAGAAACAAGCCGCTTGCGAAGAAGCTCAGACTTGCCAAGGCCGCCAAGCAGAACAGGCGCATTCCGGTCTGGGTCATAGTCAAGACCAACAGGGAGGTCATGACCCACCCGAAGAGAAGGATGTGGAGAAGGACCAAGCTCAAGGAGTGA
- a CDS encoding 50S ribosomal protein L31e has translation MIKPGEEVIFVVPIKKIKKRVPRWKRAPRAARFVREWIARHAKADEVVIGTDVNEKLWERGAEKPPNKLRVKVVVEEEEGKRIAKVSLA, from the coding sequence ATGATTAAGCCCGGAGAGGAAGTCATATTCGTCGTTCCCATCAAGAAGATAAAGAAGCGCGTTCCGCGCTGGAAGAGGGCCCCCAGAGCGGCTCGCTTCGTCCGCGAGTGGATAGCTAGGCACGCCAAGGCCGACGAGGTAGTCATCGGCACCGACGTCAACGAGAAGCTCTGGGAGAGGGGCGCCGAGAAGCCGCCCAACAAGCTCCGCGTTAAGGTCGTTGTCGAAGAGGAAGAGGGCAAGAGGATTGCCAAGGTCTCCCTCGCCTGA
- a CDS encoding translation initiation factor IF-6, whose amino-acid sequence MHIERLDFENSPYLGVYGTATDRLALIREGLGEKKLEVLREVLKVPLIETSIMKSRIVGIFAAGNSNAIVVPWYVWDAELERINGQLEEHGIDTEIVPFQSTLTAFGNLILANDRAALISAKFTREEAKRLEEILGVEVERGMIGDFHAVGSVGVVTNRGGLVHPEATDEELEWLRDLFKVDIYVGTANMGVPFVGSCMLANSHGVVVGHLTTGPEIVKIEEALGFLD is encoded by the coding sequence ATGCACATAGAAAGGCTCGATTTTGAGAACTCTCCATACCTGGGCGTTTACGGCACCGCCACCGACAGGTTAGCCCTTATCAGGGAGGGCCTCGGCGAGAAGAAGCTCGAGGTTCTCAGGGAGGTTCTCAAGGTTCCGCTCATTGAAACGAGCATAATGAAGTCGCGCATAGTGGGTATATTCGCGGCCGGGAACTCCAACGCGATAGTCGTCCCCTGGTACGTCTGGGACGCCGAGCTGGAGAGGATAAACGGTCAGCTGGAGGAGCACGGGATTGACACCGAGATAGTCCCGTTCCAGAGCACCCTCACGGCCTTCGGCAACCTCATCCTCGCCAACGACAGGGCGGCGCTGATAAGCGCCAAGTTCACCCGCGAGGAGGCCAAGAGGCTCGAGGAGATACTCGGCGTCGAGGTCGAGAGGGGCATGATAGGTGACTTCCACGCGGTTGGAAGCGTTGGAGTGGTCACCAACAGGGGCGGACTCGTCCACCCCGAGGCAACCGACGAGGAGCTCGAGTGGCTCCGCGACCTGTTCAAGGTTGATATCTACGTCGGAACCGCCAACATGGGCGTTCCCTTCGTTGGTTCCTGCATGCTGGCGAACTCTCACGGTGTCGTCGTTGGGCACCTGACCACCGGACCCGAGATAGTGAAGATTGAAGAAGCCTTGGGCTTCCTTGACTGA
- the rpl18a gene encoding 50S ribosomal protein L18Ae, translating to MEVKVFRVKGVFERNGKRERFTREYRGLKAEDVVEILYSEVGSKHRVPRNKIWIESVEEIKPEEAENPIVRKLSGL from the coding sequence ATGGAGGTTAAGGTCTTCCGCGTTAAGGGCGTTTTCGAGAGGAACGGAAAGAGGGAGAGGTTCACCAGGGAATACCGCGGCCTCAAGGCCGAGGACGTCGTTGAGATACTCTACTCCGAGGTCGGCAGCAAGCACCGCGTTCCGAGGAACAAGATATGGATCGAGAGCGTCGAGGAGATAAAGCCCGAAGAGGCCGAGAACCCGATAGTCAGAAAGCTCAGCGGGCTCTGA
- a CDS encoding DUF7411 family protein, translating to MLVHHLYSGGKDSSLAAWILTRVGYEVRLVTVSFGLLDNWSFARETAERLGFEHQVVYLPREILEKAADMALSDGHPNNAIQFIHEMALEAVASMPEVERVSDGTRRDDRVPFLDLPKARSLEDRFNVAYIRPLLGLGYKTIRELTEKLFVVEIKESEELQKADYEVELRHLLRERGVDPLSIFPKRHYQSRVLGWREKGI from the coding sequence ATGCTCGTCCATCATCTCTACTCCGGCGGCAAGGACTCAAGTTTAGCCGCGTGGATTCTAACCAGGGTCGGCTACGAGGTGAGATTGGTAACCGTCAGCTTCGGCCTCCTCGACAACTGGAGCTTCGCCAGAGAGACCGCCGAAAGGCTGGGCTTCGAGCACCAAGTCGTCTATCTGCCGAGGGAAATCCTGGAGAAGGCTGCGGATATGGCACTCAGCGACGGCCACCCTAACAACGCCATTCAGTTCATCCACGAGATGGCCCTCGAGGCTGTGGCCTCAATGCCCGAAGTCGAGCGCGTGAGCGACGGAACGAGAAGGGACGACAGGGTGCCTTTCCTAGACCTGCCGAAGGCCCGCTCCCTGGAGGACCGCTTCAACGTCGCTTACATACGACCCCTACTCGGCCTCGGCTACAAGACGATACGCGAGCTGACGGAGAAGCTCTTCGTCGTTGAAATCAAGGAGAGTGAGGAGCTCCAGAAGGCGGACTACGAGGTCGAGCTGAGGCACCTACTCCGCGAGAGGGGAGTTGACCCGCTCAGTATCTTCCCGAAGAGGCACTACCAGTCGAGGGTTCTCGGCTGGAGGGAGAAAGGGATTTAA
- a CDS encoding YhbY family RNA-binding protein, whose amino-acid sequence MEKRLPGKVRRAIRARYYDIPPRAWIGKRGLDEGVIEEINTQLEKDGILKVEIRKGALISTELDRRQLAEKVAEMTDSELIDVRGKRFILFKPREGWEKYLRKLQRKELSKEKREEKPVKKVRLDIAQFRRKFKKGRD is encoded by the coding sequence ATGGAGAAACGCTTACCCGGAAAGGTGAGACGCGCCATAAGGGCGAGATACTACGACATCCCTCCGAGAGCCTGGATAGGTAAGAGAGGGCTGGATGAGGGTGTCATAGAGGAGATAAACACCCAGCTTGAGAAGGACGGGATACTGAAGGTTGAGATAAGGAAGGGGGCGCTCATAAGCACCGAGCTTGACAGGCGCCAGCTTGCCGAGAAGGTAGCGGAAATGACGGACAGCGAACTCATCGATGTTCGCGGCAAAAGGTTTATATTGTTCAAACCGAGGGAAGGTTGGGAAAAGTATTTAAGGAAGCTCCAGAGAAAGGAGCTTTCGAAGGAAAAGCGGGAGGAGAAGCCCGTTAAGAAAGTCAGGCTCGATATCGCTCAATTCAGGAGGAAATTCAAGAAGGGGAGGGATTGA
- a CDS encoding 30S ribosomal protein S19e gives MATVYDVPGDLLVERTAQKLKEIEAIKPPEWAPFVKTGRHKERIPEQDDWWYYRVASIFRKIYIDGPVGIERLRTWYGGRKNRGHAPEHFYKAGGSIIRKALQQLEAAGFVQKVPGEGRIVTPQGQSFLDKIATELKKELEEQIPELKKY, from the coding sequence GTGGCGACAGTTTATGACGTTCCCGGTGATTTGCTCGTTGAGAGGACTGCGCAGAAGCTCAAGGAGATCGAGGCCATAAAGCCGCCCGAGTGGGCCCCGTTCGTCAAGACCGGAAGACACAAGGAGCGCATCCCCGAGCAGGATGACTGGTGGTACTACCGCGTTGCCAGCATCTTCAGGAAGATATACATCGATGGCCCGGTCGGCATCGAGAGGCTCCGCACCTGGTACGGTGGCAGGAAGAACCGCGGGCACGCTCCGGAGCACTTCTACAAGGCCGGAGGGAGCATCATAAGGAAGGCCCTCCAGCAGCTTGAGGCTGCCGGCTTCGTCCAGAAGGTTCCGGGCGAGGGCAGGATCGTCACCCCGCAGGGACAGAGCTTCCTCGACAAGATCGCCACCGAGCTCAAGAAGGAGCTTGAGGAGCAGATTCCGGAGCTCAAGAAGTACTGA
- a CDS encoding DNA-binding protein, producing the protein MAEDIEEIRKRKLMELQKKYLEQQKAQEEALRQEMELEAQLDAIMRRILTQDARERLGRVKLVRPELARQVELVLVQLYQAGQIREPIDDAKLKKILAQIDARTRRDFKIKW; encoded by the coding sequence ATGGCCGAGGACATAGAGGAGATCAGAAAGCGCAAGCTCATGGAACTGCAGAAGAAGTACCTCGAGCAGCAGAAGGCCCAGGAAGAGGCTTTGAGGCAGGAGATGGAGCTTGAGGCCCAGCTTGATGCCATAATGAGGAGAATTCTCACGCAGGATGCCAGGGAGAGGCTCGGTAGGGTGAAGCTGGTTCGCCCCGAACTGGCGAGACAGGTTGAGCTGGTTCTCGTTCAGCTTTACCAGGCCGGACAGATAAGGGAGCCGATAGACGACGCCAAGCTGAAGAAGATACTCGCGCAGATAGACGCCAGAACGAGGCGGGACTTCAAGATCAAGTGGTAG
- a CDS encoding transcription initiation factor IIB produces the protein MSKRRVCPVCGSTEFIYDPGRGEVVCKVCGYVIEENVIDMGPEWRAFDASQREKRARVGAPESILLHDKGLSTDIGIDRNLSGLMREKMYRLRKWQSRLRVSDAAERNLAFALSELDRIASQLKLPRHVEEEAARLYREAVRKGLIRGRSIESVIAACVYAACRLLKVPRTLDEIADISRVDKKEIGRSFRFIARNLNLTPKKLFVKPTDYVNKFADELGLSEKVRRRAVAILDEAYEKGLTSGKSPAGLVAAALYIAGLLEDEKRTQREVAEVARVTEVTVRNRYKELVEKLNLKIPV, from the coding sequence GTGAGCAAGCGTAGGGTCTGCCCGGTTTGTGGCTCAACGGAGTTCATCTACGACCCGGGTAGGGGAGAGGTCGTCTGTAAGGTTTGCGGTTACGTTATCGAGGAGAACGTCATAGATATGGGTCCCGAGTGGCGCGCCTTTGACGCGAGCCAGAGGGAGAAGAGGGCGAGGGTTGGTGCCCCCGAGAGCATTCTCCTTCACGATAAGGGTCTCTCAACGGATATTGGAATCGACAGGAACCTTTCCGGTTTGATGCGTGAGAAGATGTACCGCCTGAGGAAGTGGCAGAGCCGCCTCCGCGTGAGCGATGCCGCCGAGCGTAACCTGGCCTTTGCCCTGAGCGAGCTGGACAGGATTGCTTCCCAGCTCAAGCTTCCCAGGCACGTCGAGGAGGAAGCTGCCCGTCTGTACCGTGAGGCCGTGAGGAAGGGCCTCATAAGGGGACGCTCGATCGAGAGCGTTATAGCAGCGTGCGTCTACGCCGCCTGCAGGCTCCTCAAGGTTCCGAGGACCCTCGACGAGATAGCAGACATATCCCGCGTTGACAAGAAGGAGATAGGCAGGAGCTTCCGCTTCATAGCGAGAAACCTCAACCTCACACCGAAGAAGCTCTTCGTCAAGCCAACCGACTACGTCAACAAGTTCGCCGACGAGCTCGGACTCAGCGAGAAGGTCAGGAGAAGGGCCGTGGCGATTCTCGACGAGGCCTACGAAAAGGGCCTCACGAGCGGGAAGAGCCCCGCAGGCTTGGTCGCGGCCGCGCTCTACATAGCCGGCCTTCTCGAGGACGAGAAGAGAACCCAGAGGGAAGTCGCAGAGGTCGCGCGCGTCACCGAGGTCACCGTGAGGAACAGGTACAAGGAACTCGTCGAGAAGCTCAACCTGAAGATTCCGGTTTGA